From the genome of Armatimonadota bacterium:
ACGCTCATCAGAGACAAGAGCGGTACGAAAAAGCGCATCATTTCCGACATGGTTGCAAGGCCGCCCCAACCAAAGGTCGTACAAGTCGGTATCAACGGCAATGTGGCCTCCCGAGGCAGTTTTGTTCGGCAATCCCAGTATTCAACCGTCAAGACGATTACGATGAACGCCTCGGCTTATGAGCCTGGACCAACCAGCTGCGGTCGATATGCCACGGGCAGGACCGCATTAGGCTGGAAGGCCGGATACGGAATCGTCGCAGTCGATCCCAAGTTCATTCCGCTCG
Proteins encoded in this window:
- a CDS encoding 3D domain-containing protein encodes the protein MVARPPQPKVVQVGINGNVASRGSFVRQSQYSTVKTITMNASAYEPGPTSCGRYATGRTALGWKAGYGIVAVDPKFIPLGTVLFIEGYGMAIAGDVGRAIKGNRIDLCFATVAECRKFGRRQVRVHILR